The genomic stretch ACCGTGTAGGTCTGAAGCAAAAAATAATTTCACACGTACTTCTCCATAAAATTTATGAGCCTATTGTACGTATCTAACGGCTACACGTCATCTCTCGCCATACCGTTGATCACGATATTATTGTAACTAACCATACCGACTATTTTATGGTCACTGACTACTGGGGCACGACTGATACCAAAACGCTCAAACAAGCGCGCACAATACTTCACATTCATATCGGCAGACACGCTCAAAGCCGGTTTAGTCATGATTTCATAAACGTTAGTGCGCTTAGGTGATCGGTTCTTGGCTAACACTTTCTTGGCGATGTCATTCATCAACACGATGCCGTATTCATCATCCTCATGGCGTTTATCGACGATGATGGCTTTTACTTTGTGTTTTTTTGCCATCTCAATCGCTTCTAACACCGTCGTTAGACCGTCAATAATCACATACGTGTTGGCCATTACATCGCTTACTCGAATTGTCTCACCCGTATTCATAGCTCATCCTCCACAACTTTGGTTAATGTCTCGACTTGATGCGCGACCCCGACCGCATCTTCAACATCGATCTGAACAGCAATGCCTTGCCCTGACTCTTGGTCGAACTCTCCGACTTCACCGATGGTTTCTAAAATATGTCTAGCCAAATGCTCCTCGACGACAAACAACAACACATCTTTTTGCACCTCCAAGGTTAAGCCAAAGAAGGTGGTTTTTTGGTTTAGACCTTGCCCTCTGGCATTGTTTATCACCGTTGCTCCAGTTGCGCCCGCATCACGCGCGGCATCGAGTACACTGTCTGTCTTGCTCTCTTCTACAAACGCTAAGATAAGTTTAAAGCGCATCTTTGCTCTCCTTAGAGGTATGTAAACGGTTTAACCATTGTGTTATTTGGGCATAGCCCATCACTGAAATAATCGGAAATAAGCTGGCAAAGGCAATCAACCCAAAACCATCAATCACAGGGTTTCGTCCAGGTACAGTTGAAGCGAGCCCTAGCCCAAGCGCCGTCACTAAGGGAACGGTCACGGTGGATGTCGTCACCCCACCAGAATCATAGGCCAATGGGATGATCAGTTTGGGGGCGTAAAAGGTTTGGATAACCACGACAACATAGCCAAAAATGATGTAGTAATGGATCGGGTCACCAGCAACGATCCGATAGCTTCCAAGCGAGATACCGATAGCAACTCCTAATGCCACTGCGATTCTCAGCCCATTAACACTGATGCTGCCGCCGGATACTTGATTCGCTTTAATAGCCACCGCAATCAAAGATGGCTCGGCTATCGTGGTACTAAAACCAATACAGAATGCAAAAAGGTAAACCCAATAATAATCAAACCAAGCTAATGTCAGACCAGAGCTGACTTTAAACTCAGTCAGAAAACTGGGTTCGGTCAACTGCATGGCCATGGTCTCCCCTAAGGGAAACAATGCGAGTTCCAATCCCATCAAGAAAAGGGACAACCCAAGAATGACGTAGAAAAAACCAATCAACACCTTGGCTAAATTGTTCACAGGCTTACGTAACACCGCCAGCTGAAAACCAAAAATGATCACCGCAATCGGAATCACATCCATCACGGTACCTAAAAAGGTGTCGATAAACTGCTGAGCACTGATCATGTCACCACCATCCCATAGACCATGACAAACATCATCGGCAACAGTGACGCAAAGGCGATCAACCCAAAGCCATCGATCATTGGATTACGGCCCTTGATTGCTGAAGCTAAACCCACCCCTAATGCTGTCACCAACGGAACGGTGATGGTTGATGTTGTCACTCCACCAGAGTCATAGGCTATGCCAATGATATTTTCAGGGGCGAAAGCGGTAAGCACCACCACACCAATATACCCACCGATGATCATGTACTGAATTGGCCACCCTTTTAAGATGCGTAATACTCCGAGTAAGATGGCGATACCCACCGACAATGCTACGGTGAAACGTAGGCCGTCTGCATATTCTTCCATTTCATCTAACGTATTAGGGATAACGCCTCCCTCGGCGGCCACTTCCGCAGCTTCAGCCGCCACCGCAGTTAACGCAGGTTCTGCAATGGTTGTTCCAAAACCCAAACAAAAAGCAAATGTCAGTAACCAGAACACACTCCCTTTGCGAGCAAAGGCTTGGGCCATAGACTCACCAATTGGGAATAACCCCATTTCGAGCCCGAATATGAAGAAAGTCAGTCCAAAGACCACCAGCACTAAACCAGTTAGAATTGATAACAGATGAGGAAGTGGCTCTTGCAACACAGCGAGCTGGAAGAAGGCGATCACTGCGACAATCGGCAACAGATCTCGTAGGCTACCTAGCATGGCTCGAAACAAAGCAAGTACTGCCGCCATCGCCACTCCTTATCGCTGAAATTGTGTCGGGTTATTGGTTACTAATAATCATGGCAAATCCTTATCATTCCTTATGTGATAAATATTACGCAGTTGGTAACATATCCGAGTAAAATCCATAAGTGTGATAACGGTACACATCCTGGCCAAATGAATTTTATTTCATTCATTCTTTAATTTTAAAAGGCGTAATTTGGGTATCACACGATTGAAACCAACTGATCGTTATAGTGATTTTTTCGTATTGATTGGCGATTAAAAACAAGCCATGTCTATAATTATGTTTAATAAGGAGATTGGTATGAAGATATTGTTAACTGGTGGTACGGGATTTATTGGCTCTGAATTGGTTAAAAGTTGGAACACTGACGATGTGACATTGCTGACGCGGAACCCTGAAAAAGCAAAGCAAAATCTAAATCACCTGAACCAGAACAACCTTCATTACATTCAATCCCTTGATGAACTAAGCGACCTCAACGACTTCGATGTGGTGGTTAACCTTGCTGGCGAACCGATAGCCGACAAGCGTTGGAGCGAAGAACAAAAAGAGCGAATCTGTAGTAGCCGCTGGCACATCACAGAAAAGTTGGTCGAGTTAATTCATGCCAGCAGCAACCCACCAGAGGTTTTCATTAGTGGTTCAGCCGTCGGTTATTATGGCGATCAACAACAGCATCCGTTTGATGAATCATTACGAGTGGAGGATGAGAGCTTCCCTCATAAAGTTTGTGCTCACTGGGAAGAGATAGCTAAACGAGCTGAAACAGATAACACGCGAGTGATACTACTCAGAACGGGGATTGTATTAGGAGAAAATGGCGGTGCACTAAAGAAAATGCTGATGCCCTACAAACTGGGCGTCGGTGGGCCTCTAGGTTCTGGCAAACAGTACATGCCATGGATTCACATGCTAGATATGGTGCGAGCCATTA from Vibrio pomeroyi encodes the following:
- a CDS encoding CBS domain-containing protein, whose protein sequence is MNTGETIRVSDVMANTYVIIDGLTTVLEAIEMAKKHKVKAIIVDKRHEDDEYGIVLMNDIAKKVLAKNRSPKRTNVYEIMTKPALSVSADMNVKYCARLFERFGISRAPVVSDHKIVGMVSYNNIVINGMARDDV
- a CDS encoding P-II family nitrogen regulator encodes the protein MRFKLILAFVEESKTDSVLDAARDAGATGATVINNARGQGLNQKTTFFGLTLEVQKDVLLFVVEEHLARHILETIGEVGEFDQESGQGIAVQIDVEDAVGVAHQVETLTKVVEDEL
- a CDS encoding DUF1538 domain-containing protein; its protein translation is MISAQQFIDTFLGTVMDVIPIAVIIFGFQLAVLRKPVNNLAKVLIGFFYVILGLSLFLMGLELALFPLGETMAMQLTEPSFLTEFKVSSGLTLAWFDYYWVYLFAFCIGFSTTIAEPSLIAVAIKANQVSGGSISVNGLRIAVALGVAIGISLGSYRIVAGDPIHYYIIFGYVVVVIQTFYAPKLIIPLAYDSGGVTTSTVTVPLVTALGLGLASTVPGRNPVIDGFGLIAFASLFPIISVMGYAQITQWLNRLHTSKESKDAL
- a CDS encoding DUF1538 domain-containing protein, yielding MAAVLALFRAMLGSLRDLLPIVAVIAFFQLAVLQEPLPHLLSILTGLVLVVFGLTFFIFGLEMGLFPIGESMAQAFARKGSVFWLLTFAFCLGFGTTIAEPALTAVAAEAAEVAAEGGVIPNTLDEMEEYADGLRFTVALSVGIAILLGVLRILKGWPIQYMIIGGYIGVVVLTAFAPENIIGIAYDSGGVTTSTITVPLVTALGVGLASAIKGRNPMIDGFGLIAFASLLPMMFVMVYGMVVT
- a CDS encoding TIGR01777 family oxidoreductase, encoding MKILLTGGTGFIGSELVKSWNTDDVTLLTRNPEKAKQNLNHLNQNNLHYIQSLDELSDLNDFDVVVNLAGEPIADKRWSEEQKERICSSRWHITEKLVELIHASSNPPEVFISGSAVGYYGDQQQHPFDESLRVEDESFPHKVCAHWEEIAKRAETDNTRVILLRTGIVLGENGGALKKMLMPYKLGVGGPLGSGKQYMPWIHMLDMVRAINHLLSIPHAQGEFNMCAPHPVTNKLFSSTLAKQLGRPHFLFTPKWAMSLLMGESSCLLFDSIRSKPKKLTEMGFIFSYSRIEPALKNLLQHQD